In Poecile atricapillus isolate bPoeAtr1 chromosome W, bPoeAtr1.hap1, whole genome shotgun sequence, one DNA window encodes the following:
- the LOC131592170 gene encoding cortactin-binding protein 2-like isoform X3 — protein MLLNEEGLDINYSCEDGYSALYSAATNGHTDCVRLLLAAEAQVDAADKNGFTPLCSAVAQGHVKCAELLIMYQADINHAAERGQTPLYLACKNGNNDCIKLLLEGGADRTVKTSDGWSPIHAAVDSGNVESLKLLMYYGETNNGNCLMDAEPNLDYFDLEKREDYYSSRIKPVVSADLINHADKEGWTAAHVAASKGFKNCLEILCSHGGLEAERKDKCNRTLHDVATDDCKHLLENLNALNVPVRISVSGIEPVHCGTEEFDTICALNIRKQTSWDDFSKAVTQAVTNHFQAIASDGWRSLEDLSFNSAAESNIGLGASSIFSVKLGNISWSTGQIFSQPPWDFLKNNRAEHITVFLFGPQEGCLNSVTYASMIHLQTLQNYLRLVEQYRNVIFHGPEGSLQDYIAYQIASCVKQKQVAAGSTCEIVKVEVDAGFSKEQLAEVFISNACLIPVKQPPVNKTTIVILENLERASLSELLGDFLAPLENRSSENPCTIQRANGVSGAFYFHENCFLLGTIAKCHLHGSDLLVQQHFRWVQLRWDGEPMRGLLQRILRRKVINKFRGKVPPPCDPVCKIIDWILAVWHQLNSCLSRLGAPEALMGPKHFFSCPVVPGHSQATVKWMSKLWNAVIAPRVQEAILSRASVKRPSVPGQAIAKKNPSQGQQAVVKAALSILLNKAVLHGCPLPRPELDNYIADFKGGNFPLSVASSYKNCSKKRGENASWRKVSTSPRKKSGHLSSQSWNKQETNTEGIKSKTVLQPNCKKRASLTAKSSEKDHLRTLNLEQRLSVGSDDEVDLVQELQSMCSSKSEPDISKIADSKDELLMFSNSQNIPVFSASGTNPNKTTAQKDGMRPVSSSRTVESSNSKSELGVSRVKSFLPVPRSKVTQPSQNTKKKQQQ, from the exons ATGGCTATTCTGCCTTGTATTCTGCTGCTACGAATGGACATACAG ATTGTGTGAGattgctgctggctgcagaagcACAAGTTGACGCTGCTGATAAAAATGGCTTTACACCCTTGTGTTCAGCAGTTGCTCAGGGACATGTCAA ATGTGCAGAATTATTAATTATGTATCAGGCTGATATTAACCATGCTGCTGAAAGAGGACAAACACCTTTGTACCTGGCCTGTAAAAACGGAAATAACGATTGTATTAAACTATTGTTGGAAGGTGGAGCAGATCGAACAGTAAAAACCAGT gATGGCTGGTCACCAATTCACGCAGCAGTGGATTCTGGTAATGTTGAAAGTCTCAAGCTCCTCATGTACTATGGAGAGACGAACAATGGGAACTGTTTGATGGATGCAGAGCCTAATTTAGACTACTTTGAtttggagaagagagaagaTTACTATAGTAGTAGAATAAAGCCTGTTGTTTCTGCAGATCTCATCAACCATGCTGACAAAGAGGGTTGGACTGCTGCCCATGTAGCAGCATCAAAAGGCTTTAAG AACTGTCTAGAAATCCTTTGTAGCCATGGTGGACTAGAGGCTGAGAGAAAAGATAAGTGTAATCGAACATTGCATGATGTTGCTACTGATGATTGCAAACATCTCCTAGAAAACTTAA ATGCTCTTAATGTGCCTGTAAGGATTTCAGTCAGTGGCATTGAACCAGTCCATTGTGGTACAGAGGAATTTGATACAATATGTGCTTTAAATATCCGCAAGCAGACATCATGGGAtgatttttcaaaagcagtgaCTCAGGCAGTGACAAACCATTTCCAAGCAATCGCTTCTGATGGATGGAGGAGCCTAGAAGATCTGTCATTTAATAGTGCTGCAGAATCCAACATTGGCCTCGGTGCAAGCAGTATATTTTCTGTCAAACTAG gaAACATTTCGTGGTCAACAGGTCAGATTTTTTCCCAGCCACCATGGGACTTTTTGAAGAACAATAGAGCTGAGCATATCacagtatttttgtttg GACCTCAAGAAGGCTGTCTAAACAGTGTGACTTATGCATCCATGATCCATCTTCAGACACTTCAGAATTATCTCCGCCTG GTTGAACAATACCGTAATGTCATTTTCCATGGTCCAGAAGGAAGTTTGCAAGATTATATAGCATATCAGATAGCATCCTGCGTGAAG CAAAAGCAAGTGGCTGCAGGATCTACGTGTGAGATTGTTAAAGTTGAAGTGGATGCTGGTTTCTCCAAGGAGCAACTTGCAGAAGTGTTCATCAGTAATG CTTGTCTGATCCCAGTGAAACAGCCTCCTGTAAACAAGACAACAATTGTGATTTTAGAAAATCTGGAGAGAGCTTCTTTATCTGAATTACTCGGAGATTTTCTAGCACCTCTTGAGAATCGGAGTTCAGAAAATCCCTGCACTATTCAAAGAG CGAATGGAGTTTCTGGTGCTTTTTACTTTCATGAGAACTGCTTTTTACTGGGGACCATCGCCAAGTGCCATCTTCATGGCTCTGACCTGCTGGTTCAGCAGCATTTCCGTTGGGTTCAACTTAGGTGGGATGGGGAGCCAATGCGAGGCTTGCTGCAGAGGATTTTAAGGAGAAAAGTAATAAACAAG TTCAGAGGCAAAGTACCTCCTCCATGTGATCCCGTGTGCAAGATCATAGACTGGATTCTTGCTGTTTGGCATCAGCTGAACTCTTGCTTATCACGTCTAGGAGCACCCGAAGCACTTATGGGGCCAAAGCATTTCTTCTCTTGTCCAGTGGTTCCGGGGCACAGCCAAGCAACAGTCAA GTGGATGTCCAAGCTATGGAATGCTGTGATAGCTCCCAGAGTACAAGAAGCCATACTCTCCAGAGCCTCTGTGAAAAGACCATCTGTACCAGGACAAGCAAtagccaaaaaaaatcccagccaaGGGCAACAGGCTGTTGTTAAAGCTGCTCTCAGTATCTTGCTAAATAAAGCTGTTTTGCATGGCTGTCCTCTACCCAGACCAG AGCTAGATAATTACATAGCAGATTTTAAGGGAGGAAATTTTCCTTTATCTGTGGCTTCGAGCTACAAAAATTGTAGTAAGAAAAGAGGTGAGAATgcttcttggagaaaagtgagCACAAGTCCTCGCAAAAAGTCAGGCCATTTGTCCTCCCAGTCATGGAATAAGCAGGAGACAAATACTGAAG GTATAAAATCTAAGACTGTGTTGCAACCAAACTGTAAGAAAAGAGCTTCTCTCACTGCAAA ATCTTCAGAGAAGGATCATTTGAGAACATTAAATCTGGAGCAAAGGCTGTCTGTTGGTTCTGATGATGAAGTAGATCTTGTGCAGGAACTTCAAAGTATGTGTTCCAGCAAATCTGAGCCTGATATAAGCAAG ATTGCAGATTCTAAGGATGAGTTACTGATGTTCAGTAACTCCCAGAACATTCCTGTATTTTCAGCAAGTGGTACTAACCCAAATAAAACAACAGCACAAAAG gATGGAATGCGTCCTGTCAGCAGCAGTCGAACTGTAGAAAGCAGCAACAGTAAATCAGAGTTGGGTGTTTCAAGAGTTAaatcttttcttcctgttcctAGAAGCAAAGTCACCCAGCCTTCTCAGAATActaaaaaaaagcagcagcagtaa